From the Bradyrhizobium ontarionense genome, the window GGCGCGGGTTGCCGCCATCGACTTGTCGATCGCGGCTTGCAACGACTGTTGAGCCGCCGTAGCGGCCGCCTCGTCCTCCGGCTTGCCGGTCAGCGCAAAATAGCGGGCGAGCGCCTGATAGGAGACGAGCTCGCGGTCGATGGTCCTGGCAGCATCGGCCTCCGCGACGCTCACCCGATAGGATGCAACGGCGGCGGCCACCTTTTCAAACCCGACATAAGCAAAACCGATGCTGGCCGCCGAGATCGCCAACACGACCGCAAAACCGAGGAAGATCTTGGCGCGGAAGCGCAGGGTCAGAAAATTGCCACGCCGCGACTGCGGCGCCAGATGCGCAGACATTCCCACCCCCGACAGTCGATTCTTTATTGACCAGAGCCGTCCAGCCCGGATGCAAAGCACCAGACCGTGATCAAAACTACGTCACAATGGCTAAAGGCCGGTAAATGGGCAGCATCCGCGTACAGTCCGGCCTCGAGGCGGCGATGGTGCCGCCGCGCGCCGGCGCCACATGCGACCGAATCGCCGATGCCGCACGCAAGACGTCGCAATGACATCAGAGACGAAAATTCGAGTTGCAAAGTCATGAGGGCGCTGTTTCTAATCAGAATAAGAATAATTCATCGGGAGGTTACTCGTGTCGACAGTCAAACTGACGGTGAACGGCAAAGCGGTCTCGGTCGAGGTCGAGGATCGCACCCTGCTCGTTCACCTCCTGCGAGATCATCTGAATCTCACCGGCACCCATGTCGGCTGTGATACCAGCCAATGCGGCGCCTGCGTCGTCCATATCGACGGCCGCTCGGTGAAGTCCTGCACCGTGCTGGCCGCCCAGGCCGCCGGCGCCAACGTCACCACCATCGAAGGCATTGCCAAGGGCGACGAGCTGCACCCGATGCAGGCCGCCTTCCGCGACAATCACGGCCTGCAATGTGGCTATTGCACGCCCGGCATGATCATGTCGGCCATCGATATTGTGCACCGCCACGGAGGCGAGCTCGACGAGGCCACGGTGCGTGAGGAGCTGGAAGGCAACATCTGCCGCTGCACCGGCTATCACAACATCGTCAAGGCGGTGCTCGACGCCGCGGGCCGGATGAAGGTCGCCCAGGCTGCTGAGTAAGGGCGGCCGGCTAGAACCGTCGGCGGCAGACGTCATTCGATCAAATACCGAGACCAAGACCGCCACGCGCGATGGCCGCGGCGGGACAACAGAACTCCGGTAGGGAGAGATTCGCATGGGTATGGAAGGCATTGGCGCGAGCGTCGTCCGCAAGGAAGACAAGCGTTTCATCACCGGCAAGGGCCGGTATGTCGACGACATCAAGCTGCTGGGCATGACCTATGCCCATTTCATCCGCAGCCCGCACGCCCACGCCAAGGTCAAGAGCATCGATTCGTCGGCTGCCGAGGCGATGCCGGGCGTGGTCGCGGTGCTCACCGGCAAGCAGATCGTCGACGACAAGGTCGGCAACCTGATCTGCGGCTGGGCCATCACCTCCAAGGACGGCTCGCCGATGAAGATGGGCGCATGGCCGGCGATGGCGCCGGAGACGGTGCGTTTCGTCGGCCAGGCCGTGGCGGTCGTGATCGCCGAGAGCAAGAACATCGCCCGCGATGCCGCTGAAGCGGTGGTGGTCGAATACGAGGAGCTGCCGGCCGTGGCCGACATGCCCTCAGCGCTGAAGCCCGGGGCTCCGCAGTTGCACCCGGAAGCTCCCGGCAACGTCGTCTATGACTGGTCGATCGGTGACGAAGCCGCTGTCAATGCCGCTTTCTCCAAGGCCGCCAATGTCGTGAGCCTCGAGCTCACCAACAACCGGCTCGCCCCCAATGCGATGGAGCCGCGCGCGGCGATCGCCGATTACGACACCGCCGAAGAGCATTTCACGCTCTACACGACCTCGCAGAACCCGCACGTCGCCCGCCTGGTGCTGTCGGCGTTCTACAACATTGCGCCAGAGCATAAGCTGCGCGTGATCGCGCCTGACGTCGGCGGCGGCTTCGGCTCGAAGATCTTCATCTATCCCGAGGAGATGGTGGCGCTGTGGGCCTCCAAGAAGGTCGGCCGCCCGGTGAAATGGACCGGCGACCGCACCGAGGCGTTCCTCACCGACGCCCACGGCCGCGACCACATCTCCAAGGCCGAGATGGCGTTCGACGCCGACAACAAGATCATCGGCTTGCGGGTCAAGACCCACGCCAATTTCGGCGCCTATATGTCGCTGTTCTCGTCCTCGGTGCCGACCTATCTCTACGCGACCTTGCTGTCGGGCCAGTACAACATCCCGGCGATCTACGCCGAGGTGATGGGCGTCTACACCAACACCACGCCGGTCGACGCTTACCGCGGCGCGGGCCGTCCCGAGGCAAGCTATCTGCTCGAGCGGCTGATGGAGACGGCGGCACGGCAGTTCAAGGTGGATTCGGCCGATCTCAGGCGCAAGAACTTCATCACCCAGTTCCCGCATCAGACCCCGGTGATCATGGCCTATGACACCGGTGACTTCAACGCCTCGCTCGACTCGGCGATGAAGGCGATCGACTATGCCGGCTTCCCGGCGCGCAAGGCGGCGGCCAAGGCGCAGGGCAAGCTGCGCGGCCTCGGACTGTCCTGCTACATCGAGGCCTGCGGCATCGCACCGTCGAAGGCGGTGGGCAGCCTCGGCGCCGGCGTCGGCCTGTGGGAGTCCGCGGAGATCCGCGTCAACCCGGTCGGCACCATCGAGGTCCTCACGGGATCGCACAGCCACGGCCAGGGCCACGAAACCACGTTCTGCCAGTTGATCGCCGAACGTCTGGGCGTGCCGATCAGCCAGGTCTCGATCGTCCATGGCGACACCGACAAGGTGCAGTTCGGCATGGGCACCTACGGCTCGCGCTCAGCCGCCGTCGGCCTGACCGCGATCCTGAAGGCGATGGAGAAGGTCGAGGCCAAGGCCAAGAAGATCGCAGCCCATGCGCTAGAGGCGTCGGAAGGCGACATCGTCATCGAGAACGGCGAGTTCAAGGTGACCGGCACCGACAAATCGATCGCGCTGCCGATGGTCGCGCTCGCCGCCTACACCGCACACAATCTGCCGGACGGCATGGAGCCCGGATTGAAGGAGACCGCCTTCTACGATCCGACCAACTTCACCTTCCCGGCCGGCACCTACATCTGCGAGCTCGAGGTCGATGAGGCCACCGGCAAGACGTCGTTCGTCAACTTCGTCGCGGCGGACGATTTCGGCCGGCTGATCAACCCGATGATCGTCGAAGGCCAGGTCCATGGCGGACTCGTCCAGGGCATCGGCCAGGCGCTGCTCGAGCACGCGATCTACGACAGCAACGGCCAGCCGGTCACCGCGTCCTTCATGGACTATGCGATGCCGCGGGCCGACGACGTGCCGTCGTTCAAGCTCAGCCACACCACGACCCTGTGCCCGGGCAATCCGCTCGGCGTAAAGGGCTGCGGTGAGGCCGGCGCGATCGGCGCGTCCGCCGCCGTGATCAACGCGATCACGGATGCCATCGGCCACAACAAGCTGGAAATGCCGGCCACGCCCGACCGCGTCTGGCACGCGATCCACGGTTGATCGTCATTCCGGGGCGCGTGCAGGCGCGCCCCGGAATCGGACGCACAGTTTGAACCTTCGAGAGTCCGGGTCTGCGCGCGAGACGCGCGTACCGGGATCATCTCGAGAAAAAATTCAGGGAGCTTCCCATGTACGAGACGACCTACCATCGCGCCTCCTCGGTCGACGAAGCGGCGGCGCTGTTCGCCAAGGGCAGCGAAGCCAAGTTCCTCGCCGGCGGCCACACGCTGCTTCCGGTGATGAAGCAGCGCCTCGCCAGCCCGTCCGATGTCATCGACATCGGCAAGATCAAGGACCTGATCGGCGCGCAGCTGACGGGCGACACGCTCGTGATCAAGGCGGCGACGACCTATTACGACATCATGACCAATGCGGACGTGAAGAAGGCGATCCCCGCGATCTCCTACCTCACCTCGGTGCTCGGCGATCCCGCCGTGCGCCATCGCGGCACCATCGGCGGCTCGATCGCCAACAACGATCCGGCGGCGGATTTCCCGGCTGCGCTGATCTCGCTCGGTGCCACCGTGAAGACCAACAAGCGCACGATCTCGGCGGAGGATTTCTTCAAGGGCCTGTTCACGACCGCGCTCGAGGACGGCGAGATCATCACCGAGGTGTCGTTCCCGGTGCCGGAGAAGGCCGGCTACGCCAAGATGCGCCACCCGGCGTCGCGCTTCGCGCTGACCGGCGTGTTCGTGACCAAGACTAGGGGTGGCGATGTCCGCGTCGCTGCCACCGGCGCCTCGCAGAGCGGCGTGATGCGCGTATCGGCGATCGAGGCGGCGCTGAAGTCGAACTGGTCGGCCTCGGCGATCGACGGCGTGACCGTGTCGTCTGCCGGACTGCTCAGCGACATCCACGGCTCCTCCGACTACCGCGCCAACCTGGTGAAGGTGATGGCGCAGCGCGCGGTGCAAGCGGCAGGCTGAACTCGCAACGCGGATCATTCCGCACCACGGCAGATCAAATTCCAAACGGCGCGCAGCGATGCGCGCCGTTTTGCTTTGCGGCATACAGCGCGCTTGCGTTGGCCTGATACACGCGGGACAATCGCGCATGAGGAAACGCCATTCGCGCGTCATGACGCTTGAATGAGGCCGACAGCAGCCACCCATTCCCACCCTCCCCTGGGGGAAGGGTCGGCTCACATGAGCGCAGCGATGTGAGCCGGGGTGGGGTGAATGACTGAAGCACCGGCCGTGGGGCATCACCCCACCCCGATCGCTTCGCGATCGACCCTCCCCCTCGAGGGGAGGATGTCGTTCGCAGCTATGGTGGTCGCCCGATCAGCAGCGTCACGCGCGGAAGACAACAAGGATTTTACGACGTGCTCGACAAGATCGCACCCCAGACTGAGACCCGCGCCACCGGACCGCTCGCGGGCTTTCGCATCGTCGAGTTCGCCGGCATCGGACCTGGACCATTTGCCTGCATGCTGCTGGCCGACATGGGCGCGGAGGTCGTGACGCTCGATCGCGTCGGCGCGCGGAAAAACATGAAGTCGGTCGCGGGCCGCGGCCGCAAGGTCATCGAACTCGACCTCAAGGACGACGCCGTCATCGCCGAGGTGCTCGACCTGCTCGCCGGCGCCGATGCGCTGATCGAAGGTTTTCGACCCGGCGTGATGGAGCGCCTCGGCCTCGGACCCGATGTCGTGCTCGCGCGCAATCCAAGACTCGTCTACGGCCGCATGACAGGCTGGGGCCAGGAGGGGCCGCTGGCGCAGGCGGCCGGCCACGACATCAACTACATCTCGATCACCGGCGCGCTCGCCGCGATCGGACCTAGGGAACGCCCGGTGCCGCCGCTCAATCTGGTCGGCGATTTCGGCGGCGGCGCGCTCTATCTCGTCGTCGGCGTACTCGCTGCGCTCTTGGAAGCCTCGAAGTCCGGCAAGGGCCAGGTGGTGGACACCGCGATGTGCGACGGCGCGGCGTCGCTGCTGGCGATGTTCTTCGACCTCACCGCGATGGGCCGCTGGACCGAAGGGCGCGAGCGCAACTTCCTCGACGGCGGTGCGCATTTCTACGGCGTGTACGAATGCGCCTGCGGCAACTTCATCTCGATCGGATCGATCGAGCCGCAGTTCTACGCGCTGCTGCGTCAGCATGCCGATCTCTCCGATCCCACCTTCGACGCGCAGATGGACCCACGGGCATGGCCGGCGCTGAAGGAGAAGCTGGTCGGCGTGTTCAAGAGCAAGACGCGCGAAGAATGGTGCACCATCATGGAAGGCACCGACATCTGCTTCGCGCCGGTGCTGACGATGTCCGAGGCGCCCAAGCACGCGCACATGGCCGCGCGCGGCGTGTTCGTCGAGCGCCACGGCGTCACCCAGCCGGCCCCGGCTCCCCGCTTCTCGCGCACGCCGTCGACTATCCGCGAGCCGGAGGTGGTGGAGATTGGGGCATTGGTGAGTGCGTGGCAGGCGGGGCGGTAAGCTCGATCGCTGCGATGCGGCCGACGCCGTCGCCTCAAATTCGGTGTCGTCCCCGCGAACGCGGGGACCCATAGCCGCCGTCGGTCGTTTTGCGAAGGCTATCTGCGACCGTGCCCTACAGATAAATCACGCGGTATGGGTCCCGGGTCGGCGTCTGCCGCCGCTGGCGCGGCGTCAGGCTTGCCCGGGACGACAGCGGTTGTTTGGCGTGACTTTACCTCTCGCGCGCATCGTCATTGCGAGCGAAGCGACGCAATCCAGGGCGCAGACGGAAGTCTGGATTGCTTGGTCGCTCCGGTTCTCGCAATGACGACCTCTGCTTGGTTTACTCCGCCGCCTCCACCTTCAGCACGCCGCGGCGGATCTGATCCTCCTCGATCGATTCGAACAGCGCCTTGAAGTTGCCCTCGCCGAAGCCGTCGTCGCCCTTGCGCTGGATGAACTCGAAGAAGATCGGGCCGATCGCGTTGGCCGAGAAGATCTGCAGCAGCACCTTGGTGTGACCACCCTCGACGACGCCCTCGCCGTCGATCAGGATGCCGTTACGTTTCAGGCGGGCGATGTCTTCGCCGTGCTTCGGCAGCCGTGCATCGATGCGCTCAAAATAGGTATCAGGCGGCGACGGCATGAACGGCAGGCCGGCGCCGCGCATGCCCTCGACGGTGGCGTAGATGTCACGGGCGCCGCAGGCGATATGCTGGATGCCTTCGCCGCGGTAGATCTTGAGATATTCCTCGATCTGACCGGACTCGCCCGCATCCTCGTTGATCGGAATGCGGATCTTGCCGTCGGGGCTGGTCAGCGCGCGCGAGAACAGGCCGGAGGCGCGGCCTTCGATGTCGAAGAAGCGGATCTGGCGGAAGTTGAACAGCTTCTCGTAGAAACCAGTCCACACGTCCATGCGGCCGCGATGCACGTTGTGGGTCAGGTGGTCGATGTAATGGAGACCAGCGCCCGCCGGACGCGGATCGCGTATGCCAATCCAATCGAACTCGAGATCATAGGCGGAGCCCTTAGCGCCGTAACGATCGACCAGATACAGCAGGCTGCCGCCGATGCCCTTGATCGCGGGGACATCGAGCGTCTTCTGCTGCGAAGACAGGTCGGCCGGCTCGGCGCCGAGCGCGATCGCCCGCGCATAGGCCTTCTTCGCGTCGACGACGCGGAACGCCATCGACGGCGCGCAGGGGCCATGCGCGGCGACGAAGTCGTGGCCGTGGCTGCCGGGCTCCTCGTTGACGAGATAGTTGATGTCGCCCTGGCGATACAGCGTGATCGCCTTGGTCCGATGGCGCGCGACCGCGGCGAAGCCCATCAGCTTGAACAGCGCGTGCAGCTCGCTGGCTTCGGGTTGCGCATATTCGACGAACTCGAAGCCGTCCGTGCCCATCGGGTTGTCGGCGGAGATGGTGGCAGGCGGCGCGTCGTGCGGAAACGGACCCATCGGCGAGTTCTCCTGGTCGGGCGATTTCACGGATCATCACCCGCCCTGGCCGCACGAAGCATGCAAACTATTGTCATTTTTGCCGGAATGTGCACGATCCGTGCGTATCTTTGGGAAATGATGCATGATCTCCGTCGACAGCTTCGACCTCCGCATCCTGGCGGCGCTGCAGGATGACGGCCGGCTCACCAACCAGGAGCTGGCCGACCTCGCCGGCCTGTCGGCCTCGCAATGCTCTCGGCGCCGGATGCGGCTCGAGGAGGACGGCGTGATCGCGGGCTACCGAGCCGTGCTGGCGAGCGCCGCGCTCGGCTTCGAGCTGATCGCCTTCATCCAGATCACCTTGGCGACACATTCGCCGGACAACGCCAAGAAGTTCCGCGCGCTGGTGAACCGCGTCGACGACATCCAGGAGGCCTATGCGCTGACCGGCGATTCCGACTACCTGCTCAAGCTTGTTCTGCGCGACCTCAAGAGCCTGTCGGACATCGTCAACAACGTGCTGATGCCGCACCAGAGCGTGGCGCATGTGCGCTCCTCGATCGTGCTCGACCGGCTCAAGGAGAGCGCCAGGCTGCCGCTGTCGGCATTGAAGCCGGGCTGACGAGGCTGGCACGGCGATGGCCCGAATCGAGGGAAATTCGCCGTCCTCATTTGCGCGCGATTTTGCGACATTTCGCTGGCTTCACCAGCCGCGAGACGACCATGGCGCTGCAGCTTCGGCCGAACTGCGAATATTGCGACAAGGACCTGCCGCCCCAGGCGCACGACGCGCGCATCTGTTCCTATGAATGCACCTTCTGCGCTGATTGCGTCGAGACGAAGCTGTTCAATGTCTGCCCGAACTGCGGCGGCGGGTTCGCTCCTAGACCGATCCGCCCGTCGCGCGAATGGCGGCCGGGCGTCTGCACGACGCGGCAAGAGCCGTCCGACAAACGGGTCCACCTGAAGTATACGGCTGAGGATGTCGCGACGTTCGTAGCGGGCGTGAAGGTTGTGATGCCGGAGGAGCGCTGAACGCTCGCGTCGTCATTCCGGGCTCGGCCCTGCGGGCCGCCCCGGAATGACGGTGGTGGATGGAGCAGCTACTCGGCCGCGATGATCGTCCCTTCGACCTCGCCGAAGCCGATGCGATAGCCGCTGGCCTGGCACCAGCCACGCATAACGAGCGAGTCGCCGTCCTCGAGGAACGTGCGCTTGGTCCCGCCCGCGAGCTCGACCGGCTCGGTGCCGTTCCAGCTGATCTCCAGCAGACTGCCGCGCTGATGCTTCTCGGGGCCAGAGATCGTGCCGGACCCAAGGAGATCACCGACGCTCATCGCACAGCCGGACGAGGCATGGTGCATCAGCTGCTGCACGCTCGACCAGTACATGTACTTGAAGTTGGTCTGCGAGATGGTCTGCGCCGCATTGCTGCCGGAGGCGTGCAAGGCGACATCGAGCGCGAGATCATAGTTCTGCGCATGCGTCTGCTGCAGGTACGACAGCGGGGCGGGATCCTGCGCAGGGCCTTGCACACGGAACGGCTCCATCGCCTCTGATGTCACCACCCATGGGCTGATCGACGTCGCGAACGCCTTCGACTGGAACGGGCCGAGCGGCACATATTCCCATTGCTGGATGTCGCGCGCGCTCCAGTCGTTGAGCAGCACGAAACCGAAGATCATCGCGTCCGCCTGCGCTTCCGTCAGCATCTCGCCGAGCGGCGAGGACCGGCCGATGACGACGCCCATCTCCAGCTCGAAGTCGAGCCGCTTGCACGGCCCGAAGCTCGGGACATCGGCGGTCGGCGGCTTCAACTGGCCACGCGGCCGCCGCACCTTGGTGCCCGACACGACCACGGTGGAGGCGCGGCCGTTGTAGCCGATCGGCATGTGCAGCCAGTTCGGCTGCAGCGCGTTGTCCTTGCCGCGGAACATGACGCCGACATTGGTGGCGTGCTCCTTCGACGAATAGAAATCGGTGTAGCCGGCAACGTGAAAGGGCAGATGCAGCGTGACGTCCTTGCGTGGCAGCAGCGCCCGGCTGCGCAGTGCCTTGTCATCACGCAGCCGCGGATTGTCGTGCTGCAACAGCGCGCTGATCGCAGCGCGGGTCTTCGACCACACCGCTGGGCCAAGCGCCATGAAGGCGTTGAGCGAGGATTGCGCGAACACCTCGTAGGCGGGCGCGAGATCGAGCAGGCCCTCGTCCTCGAGCACCGCGAGGTCGAGCACGTGCTCGCCGATGGCGACACCGACCCGCGGCTTCGGCGAGTCCTGCGCCGAGAACACGCCGTAAGGCAGGTTCTGGATCGGGAAGTCGGAAGTGGGATCGACCGGGATGAAGGAACGCAGCGAGGGATCGTTTGGGTGGGGCAAGATGTTTTCCTGAGTTGGGACCGTATCTCCTTTCGTCATTCCGGGGCGCGCGAAGCGCGAGCCCGGAATCCATAACCACAAGCGGATGTGTGACGCGGGC encodes:
- a CDS encoding (2Fe-2S)-binding protein, encoding MSTVKLTVNGKAVSVEVEDRTLLVHLLRDHLNLTGTHVGCDTSQCGACVVHIDGRSVKSCTVLAAQAAGANVTTIEGIAKGDELHPMQAAFRDNHGLQCGYCTPGMIMSAIDIVHRHGGELDEATVREELEGNICRCTGYHNIVKAVLDAAGRMKVAQAAE
- a CDS encoding xanthine dehydrogenase family protein molybdopterin-binding subunit, yielding MGMEGIGASVVRKEDKRFITGKGRYVDDIKLLGMTYAHFIRSPHAHAKVKSIDSSAAEAMPGVVAVLTGKQIVDDKVGNLICGWAITSKDGSPMKMGAWPAMAPETVRFVGQAVAVVIAESKNIARDAAEAVVVEYEELPAVADMPSALKPGAPQLHPEAPGNVVYDWSIGDEAAVNAAFSKAANVVSLELTNNRLAPNAMEPRAAIADYDTAEEHFTLYTTSQNPHVARLVLSAFYNIAPEHKLRVIAPDVGGGFGSKIFIYPEEMVALWASKKVGRPVKWTGDRTEAFLTDAHGRDHISKAEMAFDADNKIIGLRVKTHANFGAYMSLFSSSVPTYLYATLLSGQYNIPAIYAEVMGVYTNTTPVDAYRGAGRPEASYLLERLMETAARQFKVDSADLRRKNFITQFPHQTPVIMAYDTGDFNASLDSAMKAIDYAGFPARKAAAKAQGKLRGLGLSCYIEACGIAPSKAVGSLGAGVGLWESAEIRVNPVGTIEVLTGSHSHGQGHETTFCQLIAERLGVPISQVSIVHGDTDKVQFGMGTYGSRSAAVGLTAILKAMEKVEAKAKKIAAHALEASEGDIVIENGEFKVTGTDKSIALPMVALAAYTAHNLPDGMEPGLKETAFYDPTNFTFPAGTYICELEVDEATGKTSFVNFVAADDFGRLINPMIVEGQVHGGLVQGIGQALLEHAIYDSNGQPVTASFMDYAMPRADDVPSFKLSHTTTLCPGNPLGVKGCGEAGAIGASAAVINAITDAIGHNKLEMPATPDRVWHAIHG
- a CDS encoding FAD binding domain-containing protein, which codes for MYETTYHRASSVDEAAALFAKGSEAKFLAGGHTLLPVMKQRLASPSDVIDIGKIKDLIGAQLTGDTLVIKAATTYYDIMTNADVKKAIPAISYLTSVLGDPAVRHRGTIGGSIANNDPAADFPAALISLGATVKTNKRTISAEDFFKGLFTTALEDGEIITEVSFPVPEKAGYAKMRHPASRFALTGVFVTKTRGGDVRVAATGASQSGVMRVSAIEAALKSNWSASAIDGVTVSSAGLLSDIHGSSDYRANLVKVMAQRAVQAAG
- a CDS encoding CaiB/BaiF CoA transferase family protein, whose translation is MLDKIAPQTETRATGPLAGFRIVEFAGIGPGPFACMLLADMGAEVVTLDRVGARKNMKSVAGRGRKVIELDLKDDAVIAEVLDLLAGADALIEGFRPGVMERLGLGPDVVLARNPRLVYGRMTGWGQEGPLAQAAGHDINYISITGALAAIGPRERPVPPLNLVGDFGGGALYLVVGVLAALLEASKSGKGQVVDTAMCDGAASLLAMFFDLTAMGRWTEGRERNFLDGGAHFYGVYECACGNFISIGSIEPQFYALLRQHADLSDPTFDAQMDPRAWPALKEKLVGVFKSKTREEWCTIMEGTDICFAPVLTMSEAPKHAHMAARGVFVERHGVTQPAPAPRFSRTPSTIREPEVVEIGALVSAWQAGR
- the hppD gene encoding 4-hydroxyphenylpyruvate dioxygenase; translated protein: MGPFPHDAPPATISADNPMGTDGFEFVEYAQPEASELHALFKLMGFAAVARHRTKAITLYRQGDINYLVNEEPGSHGHDFVAAHGPCAPSMAFRVVDAKKAYARAIALGAEPADLSSQQKTLDVPAIKGIGGSLLYLVDRYGAKGSAYDLEFDWIGIRDPRPAGAGLHYIDHLTHNVHRGRMDVWTGFYEKLFNFRQIRFFDIEGRASGLFSRALTSPDGKIRIPINEDAGESGQIEEYLKIYRGEGIQHIACGARDIYATVEGMRGAGLPFMPSPPDTYFERIDARLPKHGEDIARLKRNGILIDGEGVVEGGHTKVLLQIFSANAIGPIFFEFIQRKGDDGFGEGNFKALFESIEEDQIRRGVLKVEAAE
- a CDS encoding Lrp/AsnC family transcriptional regulator, with translation MISVDSFDLRILAALQDDGRLTNQELADLAGLSASQCSRRRMRLEEDGVIAGYRAVLASAALGFELIAFIQITLATHSPDNAKKFRALVNRVDDIQEAYALTGDSDYLLKLVLRDLKSLSDIVNNVLMPHQSVAHVRSSIVLDRLKESARLPLSALKPG
- a CDS encoding DUF1272 domain-containing protein — its product is MALQLRPNCEYCDKDLPPQAHDARICSYECTFCADCVETKLFNVCPNCGGGFAPRPIRPSREWRPGVCTTRQEPSDKRVHLKYTAEDVATFVAGVKVVMPEER
- the fahA gene encoding fumarylacetoacetase, with translation MPHPNDPSLRSFIPVDPTSDFPIQNLPYGVFSAQDSPKPRVGVAIGEHVLDLAVLEDEGLLDLAPAYEVFAQSSLNAFMALGPAVWSKTRAAISALLQHDNPRLRDDKALRSRALLPRKDVTLHLPFHVAGYTDFYSSKEHATNVGVMFRGKDNALQPNWLHMPIGYNGRASTVVVSGTKVRRPRGQLKPPTADVPSFGPCKRLDFELEMGVVIGRSSPLGEMLTEAQADAMIFGFVLLNDWSARDIQQWEYVPLGPFQSKAFATSISPWVVTSEAMEPFRVQGPAQDPAPLSYLQQTHAQNYDLALDVALHASGSNAAQTISQTNFKYMYWSSVQQLMHHASSGCAMSVGDLLGSGTISGPEKHQRGSLLEISWNGTEPVELAGGTKRTFLEDGDSLVMRGWCQASGYRIGFGEVEGTIIAAE